A genomic segment from Lytechinus variegatus isolate NC3 chromosome 10, Lvar_3.0, whole genome shotgun sequence encodes:
- the LOC121422938 gene encoding uncharacterized protein LOC121422938 isoform X1 encodes MCTLSFGMEHTEVHEHLLHSIELNIRHCGSLLETFKSQSLQNAFLFGGWLHIARKLLDLDVSLDSDDIRDRFSAWIVQNSRIDVEQAWNHLFLYERYQDSNLLRGIREIPEDVADPSSSVNHLLTVVSLEDCVANLRDCETSFEVISNHLQKAILLLGRWLLLVQTVWMPLSYSEADTRDFFTWVERSFGITGEVAQQVMQCCMLNAAMDREQIRRGEEPAEGRTARQEEANNEREDEIRRIDENERTEGTGRETETKIPTCNENGSTDAVGGAEEIRTGTETGSVEADKIGKVAGETTEIENADEIGRVEVFTKGSETEGTDEIRGNEIGQPDGIGKRSETDNSYKMRESNNLGRADENGEDEGGIEEDYMTMPDLIRKEDESCKVKEEDENESQVRSYTERSDNSKDMEETGKEREARPVDENYDSFGNQEIEERGVNKAEREDNIRRADELSVVDIDDSGIHDESGTKAEDEIIYISTDYSSSGEEYESTEKIGEKQNIERESMLEIQSADKRESAGEDYSKHAAPVGPRFESSHHEDLMKFVTKIKLPLQSLAQQQEFYDSTKHNLHQDVASCSSTGISSDLGIQEQTLPASRSTLVGNFGIPSQHVAKHNMRDVVELSQRRNKTCDDSSNEEQDKKRKSRYSRFTSEKEQTSQDGLVQDGHAIDTEPSQTEQQFGQPLNTSTCCVPKMGSHINLPTEVGIIYRRKSGVIKLGPHKVHQDDETVMEGKSCNAEASHEQNKNTTVDHQNKEKENDLRQFLTPRNSDGRSEAFKRLPLNLKSRLGPNPNLSLEKAPAFYEDRFTVAPNFQDQQMGHLSTQNLDSFETRRRSGHGDSSFVKGPLLHNDSFIDPGSKHRVEILPQHQCYSLGVGEHLSLSEILPRRLGPEDSTNAASFSEDWQQPERFQMSQLTVHGPNLQSLKSGASPGQSSERNLLQHSQPMIPCHDLRRNKERGKEEFSVLQRLREVKQNNGRRVGQICKLRGGKRQQIHPVGGQSGPLKGRMAQQCGSKIKNKGILGRCRRRGGRGRKKRRSNFVGANRCQEDGTKDEDRREIFHHVEEIINDRSFVSPADWPPSLKDYVQRAFNSCQNESEKDKVESHLKKILTEAHSQGTVMTKDWSLEPLPLSPHPSPSPKSPNDHPEAPWSASRNQENSPRYGSSNYADMSQQGLGRGRGRGRGQWNKNQENQQSRYPARVASPAKGRHGRKIFGFSRDYSSDSDSSFSRSRSRSRSRSRSPGRHRSPPSRSRRRNRRYRDERERSPRDRSRERDYVPLSADRKEKGKGRGRGRGRGRGRKSEEPEVNRKNERTPGKKGQKGKNKNVGNVNYADDRERTMRMQKRAARFQDMLGEDDSPASGKKQRTQKLSLQINEDLTGEGDDVEWSMEPIVGTSQEEWKQYLRLTTAPDPSQVRPISVLRKSLVKVKDRWKEKQDYPFVCEQLKSIRQDLTIQCIRNEFSVEVYETHGRIALEKRDVPEFNQCQTQLKALYSEGIPGNIHEFQAYRILYYISMENTMEMNTALATLKPESRQDPLVKHALELRSAWAMSDYHKFFKLYRTAPRMGSYVIDMFIARERKAAIKTIVKSFRPMVSVEYVANSLAFDSNEECIEFLTELGTIVLNADRTKVDCKQSTTAMTAAAAS; translated from the exons ATGTGTACTCTGAGCTTTGGTATGGAACATACAGAGGTTCATGAGCACCTTTTGCATTCAATAGAACTGAACATACGCCATTGTGGATCTCTTTTGGAAACCTTTAAGAGCCAGTCATTGCAGAATGCGTTCTTATTTGGTGGATGGCTCCATATTGCCAGGAAGCTCTTGGATCTAGATGTTAGTCTGGACAGCGATGATATCAGAGACAGATTCTCTGCTTGGATCGTACAGAACTCTCGGATTGATGTTGAACAAGCTTGGAATCATTTATTTCTCTATGAACGATATCAGGATTCAAACCTGCTTAGAGGCATCAGAGAAATACCTGAGGATGTTGCTGACCCATCAAGCTCTGTAAATCATCTCTTGACTGTAGTTTCACTGGAAGACTGCGTTGCGAATCTACGAGATTGTGAAACTTCCTTTGAGGTGATCAGCAACCACTTGCAGAAAGCAATTCTTTTGTTAGGAAGATGGCTGCTTCTTGTGCAAACAGTATGGATGCCTTTATCTTACAGTGAAGCAGATACAAGAGATTTCTTTACTTGGGTTGAGAGGAGCTTTGGTATCACTGGTGAGGTGGCTCAGCAGGTAATGCAGTGCTGCATGTTGAACGCTGCTATGGATAGGGAACAGATAAGGAGAGGTGAGGAGCCAGCTGAAGGTAGAACTGCAAGACAAGAAGAAGCCAATAATGAAAGAGAAGATGAAATAAGAAgaattgatgaaaatgaaagaacagAAGGCACTGGAAGGGAAACTGAAACaaaaatacctacatgtaatgAAAATGGATCCACAGACGCAGTAGGAGGGGCAGAGGAAATCAGAACAGGAACTGAAACAGGAAGTGTTGAAGCAGACAAAATTGGAAAAGTAGCAGGCGAAACAACTGAAATAGAAAATGCAGATGAGATTGGAAGAGTAGAAGTATTTACAAAGGGAAGCGAAACAGAGGGAACTGATGAAATAAGAGGAAATGAAATTGGACAACCAGATGGAATAGGCAAAAGATCCGAAACTGATAACTCATACAAAATGAGAGAAAGTAACAATCTTGGGAGAGCAGATGAAAATGGAGAAGATGAAGGAGGAATAGAAGAAGATTATATGACAATGCCTGATCTAATTAGGAAAGAAGATGAAAGTTGTAAAGTAAAAGAAgaggatgaaaatgaaagccaagTCCGGAGTTATACAGAAAGATCAGACAACTCAAAGGACATGGAAGAAACTGGTAAAGAAAGGGAGGCAAGACCAgttgatgaaaattatgattcCTTTGGAAatcaagaaatagaagaaagagGTGTCAACAAAGCTGAACGTGAGGACAACATTAGGCGTGCTGATGAACTTTCAGTTGTAGATATAGATGATAGTGGAATTCATGATGAAAGTGGAACTAAAGCTGAAGATGAGATCATATACATTAGTACTGATTATTCCAGCAGTGGAGAGGAATATGAAAGCACAGAGAAAATTGGAGAGAAACAGAACATTGAAAGGGAAAGTATGCTAGAAATTCAGTCTGCAGATAAAAGGGAAAGTGCAGGTGAAGATTATTCTAAACATGCTGCTCCTGTGGGCCCTAGGTTTGAGAGTTCACACCATGAAGACCTGATGAAATTTGTTACTAAAATAAAACTTCCTCTTCAGAGTTTAGCTCAGCAACAAGAATTCTATGACTCGACCAAACACAATCTTCATCAGGATGTTGCCTCTTGCTCATCGACAGGCATCTCAAGTGATCTTGGAATTCAAGAACAGACTCTGCCAGCGAGTAGATCTACCCTGGTAGGGAATTTTGGAATACCATCCCAACATGTTGCAAAACATAACATGCGAGATGTTGTTGAGCTATCccaaagaagaaataaaacttGCGATGACAGCAGTAATGAGGAACAAGATAAGAAGAGAAAGTCAAGGTACAGCAGGTTTACTAGCGAGAAGGAACAAACTTCCCAGGATGGTCTGGTACAGGACGGTCATGCCATCGACACTGAGCCTTCACAAACAGAACAGCAATTTGGTCAACCACTTAACACCAGCACTTGCTGTGTCCCTAAAATGGGGAGTCATATAAATTTACCAACAGAAGTTGGCATCATTTACAGAAGGAAATCTGGAGTAATAAAACTTGGGCCTCATAAAGTGCATCAAGATGATGAGACTGTCATGGAGGGCAAGAGCTGTAATGCTGAAGCTTCTCATGAGCAGAACAAGAACACAACAGTTGATCATCAAAAcaaggaaaaagaaaatgatttgagaCAATTCCTTACACCCCGCAACTCTGACGGAAGAAGTGAAGCCTTTAAACGTCTTCCTCTTAACTTAAAATCACGGCTTGGACCAAATCCAAATCTAAGTTTGGAAAAGGCACCAGCTTTCTATGAAGATAGGTTCACTGTTGCCCCAAATTTTCAAGATCAACAGATGGGACACCTTTCCACTCAGAACCTCGACAGTTTTGAGACTAGAAGAAGGTCTGGACATGGTGATTCATCTTTTGTCAAAGGTCCTTTGCTGCACAATGATTCTTTTATTGACCCTGGAAGTAAACATAGGGTTGAGATTTTGCCTCAACATCAGTGTTATTCTTTAGGAGTAGGTGAGCATCTATCATTGAGTGAAATTTTACCAAGGCGCCTAGGACCTGAAGACTCCACAAATGCCGCTTCCTTTTCTGAAGACTGGCAACAGCCTGAAAGATTTCAGATGAGCCAATTAACAGTTCATGGACCCAACCTACAATCATTGAAATCAGGGGCTAGTCCTGGACAAAGCTCAGAAAGGAATCTGCTACAGCATTCCCAACCTATGATACCATGTCATGATCTtaggagaaataaagaaagggggaaggaagagtTTAGTGTTCTTCAGAGACTTAGAGaagtcaaacaaaataatggaagAAGAGTGGGACAAATTTGTAAGCTCAGAGGTGGCAAGCGTCAACAGATACACCCTGTAGGTGGTCAGAGTGGCCCTCTTAAAGGGCGTATGGCTCAGCAGTGTggtagtaaaataaaaaataaaggcaTTCTAGGCAGATGTAGGAGAAGAGGAGGTAGAGGTAGAAAGAAGAGAAGATCAAATTTTGTTGGAGCCAACAGATGTCAGGAAGATGGCACCAAAGATGAAGACAGGCGTGAAATTTTTCATCATGTGGAGGAGATCATCAATGATAGATCATT TGTCAGTCCTGCTGATTGGCCCCCAAGTTTAAA GGATTATGTCCAGAGAGCGTTTAATTCTTGCCAGAATGAATCAGAGAAGGACAAAGTGGAGTCCCACCTTAAGAAGATCCTGACAGAGGCTCACAGTCAGGGTACAGTCATGACCAAGGATTGGAGTCTTGAGCCCCTCCCACTGTCCCCGCACCCCAGTCCTTCTCCCAAGTCTCCCAATGACCACCCCGAAGCTCCCTGGAGCGCAAGCCGCAACCAGGAGAACTCTCCCCGCTACGGCAGCAGTAATTATGCTGACATGTCGCAGCAGGGGTTGGGTCGGGGGCGTGGACGAGGGCGTGGCCAGTGGAATAAGAATCAGGAGAACCAACAGAGCAG GTATCCTGCCCGTGTGGCCTCTCCCGCTAAGGGTCGCCATGGCCGTAAGATCTTTGGATTCTCCAGAGACTACAGCAGTGACAGTGATAGCTCTTTCAGCAGGTCCAGGTCCAGGTCTAGGTCTAGGTCAAGAAGTCCCGGACGTCACAGGTCTCCCCCTTCACGTTCCCGTAGGAGAAACCGGAGATACAGAGA TGAAAGGGAAAGAAGCCCTAGGGATAGGAGCCGTGAGAGAGACTATGTTCCGCTGTCTGCTGATAGAAAGGAGAAGGGCAAAGGTCGCGGTCGTGGTAGGGGCAGAGGTCGGGGAAGGAAGAGTGAAGAGCCAGAAGTTaacagaaagaatgaaagaacacCAGGAAAGAAAGGACAGAAAGGGAAGAATAA GAATGTAGGTAATGTAAACTATGCAGATGATAGAGAGCGTACGATGCGCATGCAGAAGCGTGCAGCAAGATTCCAGGATATGCTTGGTGAAGATGACAGTCCTGCAAGTGGCAAGAAACAAAGAACTCAGAAACTTTCCCTCCAGATAAATGAAGACTTG ACTGGAGAAGGTGATGATGTTGAATGGTCAATGGAACCCATCGTAGGGACTAGTCAAGAAGAGTGGAAACAGTACCTCAGGCTCACTACA GCCCCAGACCCATCTCAGGTAAGACCAATCTCAGTCCTCCGCAAGTCTTTGGTGAAGGTCAAAGACCGATGGAAGGAGAAGCAGGACTATCCATTCGTCTGCGAGCAACTCAAATCTATTAGGCAGGATCTAACG ATCCAGTGCATCAGGAATGAATTCTCAGTTGAAGTGTATGAAACCCATGGAAGGATAGCACTCGAGAAG AGAGATGTACCTGAATTCAACCAGTGCCAGACCCAGCTGAAAGCTCTCTACAGTGAAGGGATTCCAGGCAACATCCATGAGTTCCAGGCGTACCGTATACTGTATTACATCAGTATGGAGAATACTATGG AAATGAACACTGCCCTCGCGACCCTCAAACCTGAATCCCGACAGGATCCCCTGGTAAAGCACGCCCTGGAGCTACGCTCCGCCTGGGCCATGTCAGACTATCATAAGTTTTTCAAGTTATATCGTACTGCCCCACGCATGGGGTCTTATGTCATTGATATGTTTATAGCACGCGAGCGGAAGGCGGCAATCAAGACCATTGTCAAATC GTTTCGGCCAATGGTGTCAGTAGAGTATGTGGCGAACAGTCTAGCTTTTGACAGCAACGAGGAATGCATTGAATTCCTCACCGAACTGGGCACTATAGTTTTGAATGCAGATAGGACTAAAGTGGACTGCAAACAGAGCACCACAGCCATGACCGCTGCTGCAGCTAGTTAG